In a single window of the Methylococcus sp. Mc7 genome:
- a CDS encoding TIGR02680 family protein, producing the protein MNAIALPQPALARWQPLRLGLVDLYLYDSEEFWFRNGRLLLRGNNGTGKSKVLSLTLPFLFDAQIKPSRIEPDGDPGKKMAWNLLMGKHERRTGYVWAEFGRRGEDGRAHFVTLGCGLSAVAARQQIDAWYFVADDTRVGESLWLTSPQGVVLSRERLQEALGARGQVFPSAEAYRRAVDERLFRLGAARYLALMDTLIQLRQPQLSKRPDEANLSEALTEALPPLPAELLGDVADALNQLEEYRQELESFDALAKAVGQFNQRYRVYARINARREAGKLRAAQTEFDKASQALNDAKEKLAAAQAEESRQTSRHDELASKLTRTRAAYDALREDPALQDARRLDEAKRQAEDRRRDAELAANALQEAEAKVGRETRALEQRAARAIASRDALAEAHARVAAAAEACGLAADLAQEAADLNDAEVLSCLENAAWQAAQRQLRGLTARRRTHLGVVRRLLRNVEDAHGKVTGAQQRCDERTEAFGTAAERRRAADEAVELQGALLVDAWQSHFDRLEQLRPADPDTALAALAEWVVALQGDNPARTALSSAQNLASERFAGRAAALAQRERELAGERDDLSAEKQRLEQGEDASPPAPYFRDGAARLELPGAPLWQLLEFREPLSAPQRAGLEAALEASGLLDAWVTPDGSLLAADGAAPWHDTQIVARPRQTASAADWLLPAEHSAVAAPVIAALLESIACGTADAAEAEAWIAPDGRFRLGPLAGAWNKPSAEYIGYAARAAARARRLDEIARRLSEIDASLSIVADEKDKLGRQRERAALEWNTAPSDEELRAAHVAAVAAAKAFAEAEEALRQAQARLAEAEQHWRAARERLVADAADLHLPVEPAALDAIEAAVNDFGDQLQQFFLAAQDVRHALPEWLTQQRRVAEAQGEEDQRREQSAERHAQAEDAQARWQALYDAVGLKVEEIQRRIADLRHALAQGEKEEKAAEKALREAGETRAKAQQKEEDCVLVLEERRVQRQATITVLQAFTASGLMSIAVPDLECPDPAAPWTIDPALTLARRAEQALAGVKADDEDWTRIQNRISEDFGELLRSLGALGHQAHAATSDHGLIVSVVYRNRPERPDRLEAILAEEIAQRRELLTANERELLENHLQAEVASAIQRMLQEADRHVDGINAELERRPTSTGVRFRLVWEALPEGSDGAPVGLDAARRKLLNTSADAWSAEDRRVVGDMLQSRIAAERARADAGGGSLLEQLGRALDYRRWHRFRVERWQGGKWGRLSGPASSGERALGLTVPLFAAVSSHYSQGGHDGYAGAPRLVLLDEAFAGIDREARAHCMALIREFDLDFVMTSESEWGCYAELPGVSICHLLRREGIDAVHVSRWTWDGRTRREEPDPGRRFPSGDLRVPAEP; encoded by the coding sequence ATGAACGCGATCGCCCTCCCGCAACCGGCGCTTGCCCGCTGGCAGCCCCTGCGCCTGGGTCTCGTGGATCTCTACCTCTACGACAGCGAAGAATTCTGGTTCCGCAACGGCCGCCTGCTGTTGCGCGGCAACAATGGCACCGGCAAGTCGAAGGTCCTGTCGCTGACACTGCCGTTCCTCTTCGACGCCCAGATCAAGCCATCGCGCATCGAGCCCGACGGCGATCCCGGCAAGAAGATGGCCTGGAACCTGCTCATGGGCAAGCACGAGCGGCGCACCGGCTACGTCTGGGCGGAGTTCGGCCGCCGCGGCGAAGACGGCCGCGCCCACTTCGTCACCCTCGGCTGCGGCCTGTCGGCGGTGGCGGCCCGGCAGCAGATCGATGCCTGGTACTTCGTTGCCGACGACACACGCGTCGGAGAAAGTCTGTGGCTCACCAGTCCGCAGGGTGTCGTGCTGAGCCGGGAACGCCTGCAGGAGGCCCTCGGCGCCCGCGGCCAGGTGTTCCCCAGTGCGGAAGCCTATCGCCGGGCAGTGGACGAACGGCTGTTCCGGCTGGGCGCCGCCCGCTACCTGGCGCTCATGGACACCCTGATCCAGTTGCGGCAGCCGCAGCTTTCCAAGCGCCCCGACGAGGCGAACCTGTCGGAAGCACTCACCGAGGCGCTGCCGCCGCTGCCCGCCGAGCTGCTCGGCGACGTCGCCGATGCCTTGAACCAACTGGAGGAATACCGCCAAGAACTCGAAAGCTTCGATGCGCTCGCCAAGGCCGTCGGGCAGTTCAACCAGCGCTATCGCGTCTATGCCCGCATCAACGCCCGGCGCGAGGCGGGCAAGCTGCGCGCCGCCCAGACCGAGTTCGACAAGGCCAGCCAGGCGTTGAACGACGCCAAGGAAAAGCTGGCGGCGGCACAGGCGGAAGAGAGCCGACAGACATCCCGCCACGACGAGTTGGCGAGCAAGCTGACGCGTACCCGCGCCGCCTACGATGCCCTGCGCGAAGACCCGGCATTGCAAGACGCACGGCGCCTGGACGAGGCCAAGCGCCAGGCCGAAGACCGGCGCCGCGACGCCGAACTGGCGGCAAACGCGCTGCAAGAGGCGGAGGCCAAAGTCGGGAGGGAAACCCGCGCGCTGGAGCAACGCGCCGCGCGTGCCATTGCCTCGCGGGACGCCCTCGCCGAAGCTCATGCGCGCGTTGCGGCGGCTGCCGAAGCCTGCGGCCTTGCCGCCGACCTCGCGCAGGAAGCGGCCGACCTGAACGACGCGGAAGTCCTGTCGTGCCTGGAGAATGCCGCCTGGCAAGCGGCACAGCGGCAATTGCGCGGCCTGACGGCGCGGCGCCGCACGCATCTGGGCGTCGTGCGGAGGCTCTTGCGCAATGTGGAAGATGCCCACGGCAAAGTCACCGGAGCGCAGCAGCGATGCGACGAGCGCACCGAAGCCTTCGGCACCGCGGCCGAACGGCGCCGGGCGGCCGACGAAGCCGTCGAGCTTCAGGGCGCTCTGCTCGTCGATGCCTGGCAGAGCCACTTCGATCGGCTTGAGCAATTGCGGCCGGCCGACCCCGACACCGCGCTGGCCGCACTGGCCGAATGGGTTGTCGCGCTCCAGGGCGACAACCCGGCACGCACCGCTTTGTCTTCCGCCCAGAATCTGGCCAGCGAACGTTTCGCCGGGCGCGCGGCGGCCTTGGCCCAGCGCGAAAGGGAACTTGCCGGCGAGCGCGACGACTTGTCCGCCGAAAAGCAGCGTCTTGAACAAGGCGAGGATGCTTCACCGCCGGCGCCCTATTTCCGCGACGGCGCCGCGCGGCTCGAGCTGCCGGGCGCACCCTTGTGGCAGTTGCTGGAATTCCGCGAGCCCTTGTCCGCGCCGCAACGCGCCGGTCTGGAGGCAGCCCTCGAAGCGAGCGGCCTGCTCGATGCCTGGGTGACGCCCGATGGCAGCCTGCTGGCCGCCGACGGCGCAGCTCCCTGGCATGACACACAAATCGTCGCGCGCCCCCGCCAGACCGCCTCGGCCGCGGACTGGCTGCTGCCGGCCGAGCATTCGGCGGTCGCGGCGCCGGTGATCGCCGCCTTGCTGGAAAGTATCGCCTGTGGCACGGCCGATGCCGCCGAAGCCGAAGCCTGGATCGCACCTGACGGGCGCTTCCGCCTCGGCCCCTTGGCCGGAGCGTGGAACAAGCCGTCCGCCGAGTACATCGGCTACGCGGCGCGCGCTGCCGCGCGGGCCCGGCGGCTGGATGAGATCGCCCGGCGCCTGTCGGAGATCGACGCGTCCCTGAGCATCGTCGCCGATGAAAAGGACAAGCTCGGCCGCCAGCGCGAACGCGCCGCTCTCGAATGGAACACGGCGCCAAGCGATGAAGAGCTGCGCGCCGCCCACGTCGCCGCGGTGGCCGCGGCCAAGGCATTTGCCGAGGCCGAAGAGGCGCTGCGCCAGGCGCAAGCCCGCCTCGCGGAGGCCGAGCAGCATTGGCGCGCCGCGCGCGAGCGCCTCGTCGCGGATGCGGCGGACCTGCATCTGCCCGTGGAGCCAGCGGCGCTCGATGCGATCGAGGCGGCCGTGAACGACTTCGGCGACCAGTTGCAGCAGTTCTTCCTCGCGGCCCAGGATGTGCGCCATGCATTGCCCGAATGGCTGACACAGCAACGGCGCGTCGCCGAAGCCCAGGGGGAGGAAGATCAGCGGCGGGAGCAGTCCGCGGAAAGGCATGCGCAGGCCGAGGACGCCCAGGCGCGCTGGCAGGCGCTCTACGACGCCGTGGGACTGAAGGTGGAAGAAATCCAGCGGCGGATCGCGGACCTGCGGCATGCGCTGGCGCAGGGAGAGAAGGAGGAGAAGGCCGCCGAGAAGGCCCTGCGCGAAGCCGGAGAAACCCGCGCCAAGGCCCAGCAGAAGGAGGAAGACTGTGTTCTCGTCCTGGAGGAACGCCGCGTCCAGCGCCAGGCCACGATCACAGTGCTGCAAGCCTTCACCGCCAGCGGGCTGATGTCCATAGCCGTGCCGGATCTCGAGTGCCCCGATCCGGCGGCGCCCTGGACCATCGATCCGGCACTCACCCTGGCGCGCCGCGCCGAACAGGCGCTTGCCGGCGTGAAGGCCGACGACGAGGACTGGACCCGCATCCAGAACCGGATTTCGGAGGATTTCGGCGAGCTGCTGAGAAGCCTCGGCGCGCTCGGCCATCAGGCGCATGCGGCCACCAGCGACCACGGTCTGATCGTCAGCGTGGTCTATCGCAACCGCCCGGAGCGACCCGACCGCCTCGAGGCCATCCTGGCCGAGGAAATCGCCCAGCGCCGCGAGCTCCTCACCGCCAACGAGCGCGAGCTCCTGGAGAACCACTTACAGGCCGAGGTCGCGAGCGCCATCCAGCGCATGCTGCAGGAGGCCGATCGCCACGTCGATGGCATCAACGCCGAACTCGAAAGGCGCCCGACCTCGACGGGCGTACGCTTCCGCCTGGTCTGGGAAGCGCTGCCCGAGGGCAGTGACGGCGCACCGGTCGGGCTCGATGCGGCGCGCAGGAAGCTCCTCAACACCAGCGCCGACGCCTGGTCGGCGGAAGACCGCCGCGTCGTCGGCGACATGCTGCAAAGCCGGATCGCCGCCGAACGGGCGCGCGCCGACGCCGGTGGCGGCAGCCTGCTCGAACAACTGGGCCGCGCCCTCGACTATCGCCGCTGGCACCGCTTCCGCGTCGAACGCTGGCAAGGCGGCAAGTGGGGCCGCCTGTCGGGGCCGGCCTCCAGCGGCGAACGCGCCCTGGGACTGACCGTGCCGCTGTTCGCGGCCGTCTCCAGCCACTACAGCCAGGGCGGCCATGACGGTTACGCCGGGGCGCCGCGTCTGGTGCTGTTGGACGAGGCCTTCGCCGGCATCGACCGCGAGGCACGCGCCCATTGCATGGCGCTGATCCGCGAATTCGATCTCGACTTCGTCATGACCAGCGAAAGCGAGTGGGGCTGCTACGCCGAGCTGCCCGGGGTGTCCATCTGTCACCTCCTGCGCCGGGAAGGCATCGATGCCGTGCATGTCTCGCGCTGGACCTGGGACGGGCGTACGCGCCGGGAGGAACCCGATCCGGGGCGGCGTTTCCCCTCCGGAGATCTTCGAGTCCCGGCGGAGCCGTGA
- a CDS encoding TIGR02679 family protein: protein MADPRLMRLLGGDALAGLRRRLRQRYERSMPETFRLSGLTEAERNALAGLLGRKPRQADSMTLDVAGLDGALQRAGLAESLRDALERLDGPIVDRAAERAALQAQWTALRGRCDDARLSALLELPRGMALVKRLARHPAAAGQILDAAQAVLRALPAAGMPRSRLAAEMLGDAHGLDPGRPVASIVLAALRRNADAPEDVAGAEDNIRDLWAQAGVMVNELSRPALFLNLPAGDASFRIPAPGEPGYVSLRTLLRQPPAWQVAGRDIHVCENPNLVAIVADALGADAAPLVCTDGMPAAAQRTLLLQLAAAGACLHYHGDFDWPGLAIGNWVMRACGARPWRFGVADYLAALRDVPVRGRALGPESVDADWDDSLGPAMREHGRAVDEEAVAAMLVRDLEWTSQ from the coding sequence ATGGCCGATCCGCGCCTCATGCGCCTTCTGGGCGGGGACGCGCTGGCCGGCCTGCGCCGCCGCTTGCGCCAACGTTACGAACGCTCCATGCCGGAAACGTTCCGCCTCAGCGGCCTCACCGAGGCCGAGCGCAATGCGTTGGCGGGCCTGCTTGGGCGTAAGCCAAGGCAGGCCGATTCGATGACGCTGGACGTCGCCGGGCTTGACGGGGCCCTCCAACGTGCCGGGCTCGCCGAGTCCTTGCGCGACGCCCTGGAGCGGCTCGACGGTCCCATCGTCGACCGCGCCGCGGAACGGGCGGCACTGCAGGCGCAATGGACGGCCTTGCGCGGGCGGTGCGACGACGCCCGCCTCTCTGCCTTGCTCGAGCTTCCGCGCGGCATGGCCCTGGTGAAACGGCTGGCGCGCCATCCGGCCGCCGCCGGGCAGATCCTCGATGCGGCGCAAGCCGTCCTGCGTGCGCTTCCCGCCGCCGGCATGCCGCGCTCCAGGCTGGCGGCGGAAATGCTCGGCGACGCCCATGGGTTGGATCCGGGCCGGCCGGTCGCCAGCATCGTCCTGGCGGCATTGCGGCGGAACGCGGATGCGCCCGAAGACGTAGCGGGAGCAGAGGACAACATCCGCGACCTCTGGGCGCAGGCGGGTGTCATGGTCAACGAACTGTCGCGGCCGGCGCTGTTTCTCAATCTGCCGGCGGGTGACGCCTCGTTTCGCATCCCGGCGCCGGGCGAGCCGGGTTATGTCTCCTTGCGCACGCTGCTGCGCCAGCCGCCGGCCTGGCAGGTGGCCGGCCGCGATATCCACGTCTGCGAGAATCCCAATCTGGTCGCCATCGTCGCCGACGCGCTCGGCGCCGATGCCGCGCCTCTCGTCTGTACCGACGGCATGCCGGCTGCCGCCCAGCGCACGCTGCTCCTCCAACTCGCGGCGGCGGGCGCGTGCCTGCATTACCACGGCGATTTCGACTGGCCCGGACTTGCCATCGGCAACTGGGTCATGCGGGCTTGCGGTGCGCGCCCCTGGCGTTTCGGTGTGGCGGACTACCTGGCCGCGCTCCGGGATGTTCCCGTCCGTGGACGCGCCTTGGGGCCGGAAAGTGTCGACGCCGATTGGGACGACAGCCTTGGTCCCGCCATGCGGGAGCATGGCCGGGCAGTCGACGAGGAGGCCGTTGCGGCGATGCTGGTGCGGGACCTCGAGTGGACCAGCCAATAA
- the tadA gene encoding tRNA adenosine(34) deaminase TadA, with amino-acid sequence MSEPRTDETWMRHALALARTAEAAGEVPIGAVLVRDGEILGEGYNQPISTHDPTAHAEIVALRAAGARLGNYRLVDTTLYVTLEPCAMCMGAILHARVGRLVFGAADPKRGAAVSALRLIDAEFMNHRVELTEGVLAEECGQLLRDFFRNRR; translated from the coding sequence ATGAGCGAGCCACGCACTGACGAAACTTGGATGCGTCACGCCTTGGCGCTGGCCCGCACCGCCGAAGCGGCGGGCGAAGTCCCCATCGGAGCGGTGCTGGTCAGGGACGGCGAAATCCTGGGCGAAGGCTATAACCAACCCATTTCCACCCACGACCCCACCGCCCATGCCGAAATCGTCGCCTTGCGCGCGGCCGGCGCGCGCCTGGGGAATTATCGGCTGGTGGATACCACACTGTACGTCACACTCGAACCCTGCGCCATGTGCATGGGCGCGATCCTGCATGCCCGTGTCGGCAGGCTGGTGTTCGGCGCCGCCGATCCCAAGCGCGGTGCGGCGGTGAGCGCGCTCAGGCTGATCGACGCGGAGTTCATGAATCACCGGGTCGAACTGACGGAAGGCGTATTGGCCGAGGAATGCGGCCAGCTCCTGCGGGACTTCTTCAGGAATCGCCGTTAG
- a CDS encoding transglycosylase SLT domain-containing protein, which yields MNSRFMADGVLKVGQVGLLFRKFNRRTRQRCLGAGVAALLVFQLYGCGNPVPEQRKLPHFDRIRASGELRVLVRNKRFASSRPASGVAGFERELLRKFAEYLGVRLRFIPAHARGIPERLAQGEADFAAIPSHSASGDAIQVGWTSRADGEPPPLAEAAPVGGWVGALAGGLRGMAQKSAQKFNPRIALAEYSHRSVRALKWAIPESAGVRGPRALALMFAEPEGEYLARAAEHFLRDPRERKGFDQLADHHFGHQEGADAALDRSLRKSYSRQLGKYRRTFVEAGARHGLDWRLLAAVAFQESQWDGNAVSAEGVRGMMMLTGATARELGVDRNNAGQSIHGGARYLKKVWSRLPEEIAEPDRTWFALSAYNLGPGSVETARRLAKNMGRDPNKWVEVKKTLPLVGARRSGGRLRHPSARGKLTVHYVNRVRHYYDLLVRLSEKKRPGPPEQG from the coding sequence ATGAATTCAAGGTTCATGGCGGACGGCGTTCTGAAAGTCGGACAAGTCGGGCTTTTGTTTCGCAAGTTCAATCGCCGTACCCGCCAGCGCTGCCTCGGCGCGGGGGTCGCGGCGCTTCTGGTGTTCCAGCTGTACGGCTGCGGCAATCCGGTTCCGGAGCAGCGTAAGCTGCCACACTTCGACAGGATCAGGGCATCCGGGGAATTACGGGTGCTGGTCCGCAACAAGCGTTTTGCCTCGTCCCGTCCGGCGTCGGGGGTGGCCGGTTTCGAACGCGAGCTCCTTCGTAAATTCGCCGAGTACCTCGGCGTAAGGCTCCGGTTCATTCCGGCCCATGCCCGCGGCATACCGGAGCGGCTGGCCCAGGGCGAGGCTGATTTTGCAGCGATTCCTTCCCATTCCGCTTCCGGCGACGCCATTCAGGTCGGCTGGACGAGCAGGGCGGACGGGGAGCCTCCGCCGCTCGCCGAGGCGGCGCCGGTTGGAGGCTGGGTCGGTGCGCTCGCTGGCGGCCTTAGAGGGATGGCTCAGAAGAGTGCGCAGAAGTTCAATCCGCGGATAGCCCTTGCGGAATACTCCCACCGCAGTGTGCGCGCCTTGAAGTGGGCCATCCCCGAAAGCGCCGGCGTTCGCGGCCCGCGCGCTCTGGCGTTGATGTTCGCCGAGCCGGAGGGCGAATATCTGGCGAGGGCGGCTGAGCACTTCCTGCGCGATCCGCGGGAGCGCAAAGGCTTCGATCAGTTGGCCGATCATCACTTCGGCCATCAAGAGGGCGCGGATGCCGCCCTGGATCGCAGCCTGCGCAAATCCTACAGCCGGCAGTTGGGCAAATACCGCAGGACGTTCGTGGAGGCAGGGGCGCGCCACGGCCTGGACTGGCGGCTGCTGGCCGCGGTGGCTTTCCAGGAATCGCAATGGGACGGCAACGCGGTGTCGGCCGAAGGCGTGCGCGGCATGATGATGCTGACCGGCGCGACCGCCCGCGAACTGGGGGTGGACCGCAACAACGCGGGGCAGAGCATCCATGGCGGCGCGCGCTATCTCAAGAAGGTGTGGTCGCGCTTGCCGGAAGAGATCGCCGAACCCGACCGTACCTGGTTTGCGCTCTCCGCTTACAACTTGGGGCCGGGCAGTGTCGAGACCGCACGCCGGCTGGCGAAGAACATGGGGCGAGACCCCAACAAATGGGTGGAGGTCAAGAAGACCTTGCCGCTGGTCGGAGCCAGGCGCTCAGGCGGCCGTCTCCGCCATCCCTCGGCTCGGGGGAAGCTGACGGTCCATTACGTCAACCGCGTGCGGCACTACTACGACCTGCTGGTGCGTCTCAGCGAGAAGAAGCGGCCCGGACCACCGGAGCAGGGCTAA